The DNA window GTCGTGGATATAACGACTCACGGCTTCCCGTAGGGAAAGAAATTCAGCCATTGCGGTGTCTCCAGTACGTTATAATGCCAATTCGTAATACGAACATAAGTTTTTAATGCGAACATGATGTCGTGATTTGGATTTCTTCGTCAAGAGTAAAATGCGACGAATGGGAAAATATCAACAGATGTTCGCATTGCGAACTATCTGGTATCCTGAGCTGCTATTTACACCGAAGCCCATTGAAGGAGCGAAAATGGACGAGCAGATTCTTAAGCCCGGGGATAGGGATTTCGTAGGAGCATTAGCATCAGGGTTGGAGGTACTTCAGGCTTTTGACTCGGAGTCTCCACGAATGACCCTGACAGAGGTGGCCGCGCGCACAGACATGGACAGGGCAAAGGCGCGGCGATTTTTATTGACCCTGCATGCGCTTGGGTTTGTAAAGCGCAGCGGTCGGCAGTTCGAACTCACCCCTCGGGTTTTACAGCTGGGTTATGCCTATCAAGCGTCGAATCAGTACCGGACGGTTATCCAGCAGTACCTGGAAGACATCACCGCAGAGCTGGGAGAATCCTCGTCTCTGGCCGTGCTGGATGGAGACGACGTGGTTTACGTGGTGCGGTCTGCAGCGCGGCACCGTTTGATGGCGATTACCCTGTCGGTAGGTACGCGACTGCCAGCAGCCTACACGTCAATGGGGCGGGTATTGTTGGCGCAGTTGCCGGAACCGGAACGGCTTGCTTTTCTAGACCGGGTCCAGCTGGAGCGTTTCACCGAGGCCTCTATTACCGATAAAGCGGCGCTGGGCCATGCCATCGATAAAGCGGGTGAACAAGGCTATGCCATCGTCGATGAAGAACTGGATTCAGGTCTCCGTTCCGTTGCCGTGCCGGTGTTTTCGGGCAGCGGGGAGCTTCTCGGGGCGATTAATATCAGCACCAATGCCGCTCGGGTCGATAGGCAGACGTTGATCAGCGTTTATCTGCCACGGTTGCAGGACGCAGCACAATCGGTACAGCGGGCCACACAGTAATACCTTAGCCCGGGTTCCAGGATCGTATGGGTCGATGGCGCTTGGCTAGTGATCAGTGCTTGGAAAAAAGCCTGGACAGAGCAGAAAGCCTGTCCAGGCAAAGCCCCCACTTTGGGAGGCGGAGGGGGCTAGAAGTTGTATTGAGCGGCGAACATCAAGCGGTTTGCGTCGCCTTCGTCGCCACTGACCTTCTTCACTTCGTAGCGGCCATATTCAACACCGAGCGTGACGGCTTTTACCGGACTCCATTTATAGGTCAGGAAGGCGTTGGTGTTGCGCTCGTGCTTGTCGTTGACGTCAAGACCATCATCAGCAGCGTCGTCCCAATCCATCGAAGTCATGCCGTAAACAGCACTAAGGCTACCCGGCCCAACTTTGATCGTGGTGCCCAGATTGGCGCTATAGCCAACAATGGTTTCCACGCTATCACCGTTCAGATAGGCGTCTTCGCCGTAGTAGTTGGTGCCTGAACGCCACAGATAGCCGTTAGCGCCATCGGTATAATTCACATTACCCTGGATCGTGACCGTATCTGTCAGCTGGAATTTGGCGGCTGTAAACACGGCGAAGCCAATGGCGGAGTCGTCGTCGCTGCCTGTGTCGTAACCGACCTCCTGCAACAACGCTGAAGT is part of the Marinobacter sp. JH2 genome and encodes:
- a CDS encoding IclR family transcriptional regulator C-terminal domain-containing protein → MDEQILKPGDRDFVGALASGLEVLQAFDSESPRMTLTEVAARTDMDRAKARRFLLTLHALGFVKRSGRQFELTPRVLQLGYAYQASNQYRTVIQQYLEDITAELGESSSLAVLDGDDVVYVVRSAARHRLMAITLSVGTRLPAAYTSMGRVLLAQLPEPERLAFLDRVQLERFTEASITDKAALGHAIDKAGEQGYAIVDEELDSGLRSVAVPVFSGSGELLGAINISTNAARVDRQTLISVYLPRLQDAAQSVQRATQ